The Anaerolineales bacterium region CGCCGGAGTGGGGCGACAGTCTGGAACTCGCCCGCCATGTAGGTTGCAGCGTCTACGATGCAACCTATCTGGCGTTAGGCTACAAACTTAACCAAGATATGTTGACGGCAGACAAGCGGCTCTTCAACAAGTTGGCGGGCAAACTGCCCTGGGTGAGCTTGTTGAAAGGGTAGTTGGCGGGGCTGCTCTCAGCGACTTCACCTGCCGAATCAAGGCGCATCTGAGCCAGTGTTATTAGATAAGTGAGCAAAACATTGACACCTGCCACCAAAATCCCTGCTTGCCACCCAAATCGATTAAGGTCCTGTACATCTAAGGCTTAGCTGGAAATCATGTCAAGTTGTAGTGACCCGCTCACCCCGCACTACAACTACAGCTTGATAGCCGGAGAGTAGGGGGAAAGTGTCAAGTATTAACCAATTCGTCGGGAAGTTAAAAGTGCAAACTTTACGGGTAAAAGTTTGCACTCAGGTTAAAACTTTTAGCCCGTCTCTACTTTCGTTGCCCGGCGCCAGCCGCATTGGCGGGTCTCAGGCATGCTTAGTTGTACTACCGCGCGGAGTTTCGTCACCCGACCTTAGCCGAGTGGCAAACGCCGACGTTTGCAAACTCCAGAGCGTACCTCCGGCACGCTAAATTTCAGTCGATTCCTCGTACACTCCGAACTCCACCTTCATCAGCGACATGATCTCACCCAGCGTCGCATACGACCGCACAGCATCCAGCAGGTATGGCATGGTGTTCTCCGTCCCCTGGCAGGCGATCCGCAGCCGGTCCAGCGCCTGGCCCAGCGCCCCCGCATCGCGCTCCTTGCGCAGCGTCTGCAGGCGCGCCACCTGGCGTCGCTCGCCCTCCGGGTCCATCTCCAGGATTGGGATGTTATAGCCGGCCTCGTCGCTGTAGGCGTTCACGCCCACGATCAGGCGTTCGTTGGAATCGATCTCGCGCTGGTACTGGTAGGCCGCTTCGGCGATCTCGCTCTGGAAGAAGCCGCGCTCGATCGCCGGCAACACTCCGCCCAGGTCCTCTATCTGGCGGAAGTAGTCCAGCGCCGCCTTCTCCATCCGGTCGGTCATCGCCTCTACAAAGAAGCTGCCGCCCAGCGGGTCCACCGTATTGGTCACCCCGCTCTCCTCGGCAATGATCTGTTGCGTGCGCAGCGCCACCTTCACCGCGTGCTCACTCGGCAGCGCCAGCGCCTCGTCCATGCTGTTCGTGTGCAGGCTTTGCGTCCCGCCCAGCACGGCAGCCAACGCCTGGATCGCCACGCGCACCACGTTGTTCTCCGGTTGCTGTGCCGTCAGCGAGACGCCCGCCGTCTGGGTGTGGAAGCGCATCAGCCAGCTGCGTGGGTTCTTGGCGCCAAAGGTCTCTCGCATCTCGCGCGCCCAAATGCGGCGGGCGGCGCGGTACTTGGCGATCTCTTCGAAGAAGTCATTGTGCGCATTGAAAAAGAAGCTCAGCCGCGGCGCAAACTCGTCAATATCCAGCCCGCGGGCGATCCCCCAGCGCACGTATTCGAGGCCATCGGCCAGCGTGAAGGCCAGCTCCTGCGCCGCCGTGCTGCCCGCCTCGCGGATGTGATAGCCCGAGATGCTGATCGGGTTCCATTGCGGCAAATGCTGCGCCGCATACTCCACCGTGTCCGTCACCAAGCGCATCGAAGGCTCGGGCGGAAAGATGTACTCCTTCTGCGCAATATATTCTTTCAAAATGTCGTTCTGCAGCGTACCGCGCAGTTGATCCGGGCGTACGCTCTGTTTCTCGGCCGCCGCGATGTACATCGCCCAAATGATCGAGGCCGGCGAATTGATCGTCATGCTGGTCGAGACCTTGTCGAGCGGGATCCCGTCGAACAGGATCTCCATATCCTTCAGAGAGGACACCGCCACACCGCACACGCCGAACTCGCCCTCGGCCTCCGGTTGGTCGGTGTCGTAGCCCATCAGCGTCGCCAGGTCAAACGCCGTGGAGAGGCCGGTCTGCCCCTGTTCCAGCAGGTACTTGAAGCGCTTGTTGGTCTCCTCCGCCGAGCCGAACCCGGCGAACATGCGCATCGTCCACAGTTTGCTGCGGTACAGGGTGGGGTGCACCCCCCGCGTGAACGGATACTCGCCCGGCAGGCCCAGGTCCTTGGTGTAGTCCAAATGAGCTACATCCAACGGGGTGTATATGCGATTAATTGGCTCTGATGAGGTGGTGATGAATTGCTTTTTGCGTTCGGGTAAACGGCTGCTGCCTTGCTGCAGGGTGACTTCTTCCCATTTCTCTTTTTCTTCGCGGATCTTCTCAATCTTGTCGCGATCGTACATCCAGCAGCCTCCAAAAGGGCGGTTTCTTTCGATTATAGCCGATGGAGCTGCCCTAAACTTTTCACAAGTGCGTAGTACCAAAAAACCGTGCAAAACATTGACAAACAGGGCTCTGCTGGATATCATCACTGGGCAATGGAAGAGAACACCTGGTCCCGATTCAACATGGGTCATGTAGTGGAGCAAACCGGCCTCCCGGCCGATACCGTTCGCGCCTGGCAGCGCCGCTACGGTTTTCCCACCCCCCAGCGCACCGCTGGCGGTCATCGCCTCTTTTCCCTCAGGGATATTGAGGCGCTGCGCTGGCTAAAGGCGGAAGTTGCCAAAGGCGTCACCATCTCGCAGGCCATCGCCCTCTGGCGCCAGCGCCAGGCCCAGCTGCACAACTTGCAGCCTGGCCAGCCCGCCACCCAATCCCTCGCCCAGCTGCGCGCTGCTTGGGTGCGCGCCGTCGAATCCTATGACGAGCCTGCCGCTGAGCACATCGCCCAGGCCGCCTTCGCCACTTATCCCGCCCCCGATGCTTGCGCAGGCCTCTTCCAGCGCGGCCTCGCCGAGCTCGGCGAGGCCTGGCACGCCAACCAGCTTACCGTGCAGCAAGAGCACTTTGCCACTGCACTGGTGTTGCGTCATATGTATGTCCTGCTTGATAGCTGCCCCCCTCCCACCCGTCCCGAGAAAGTACTGGTGGCCTGCGCGCCTGATGAAGAGCATAGCTACCCCGCGCTCTACATCGCCTGGGAACTGCGCCAGCTGGGCTTTCCAGTCGCATATCTCGGTGCAAACGTCCCGGTCGAGCAGCTAGACAGCGCTGCCCAACGCACACTGCCCGCCGCGGTGGTGCTCACTGCTTCCAGTCTGGCCACCGCCGCCGGGCTGCAGCAGGCGGCAGCCCGCCTGGCCCCGCTGGGTGTGCGCGTGTACTACGGCGGCCGCCCGTTCGATCAGCTCCCCGCCATTGCGGGTCAGATTGCCGGCGTCCACCTTGGCAACCAGTTGCACGGTGCCGCGCTTGTCTTGGAGCGCAATCTTGCTCTCCCTTATTCGCCGCCCCCTCGCGCGGGCCGCAATAAGTACGTACAGCGTGATCTGCGCCAACTCCAGCGTGAGATCGCTAAGGTCGCTAACCAAATGGAGTTTGAATTCCCTAAAGTGAATATGGATCGTATCAACAACTATTGGCACAATAATCTAAAGGCGGCTGTCGCTCTTGGCGATCTCAATTTTCTTTCAAATGAGCTCAGCTGGGCCGCCAGCTTGTTGGATAAAGCTGGCGTTCCAGCAGCAGCGCTGCGGCAGTATCTGGATGGCTTCATAAACATGGCTAGGCGCCATCTTCAGCCGCAGTTCCCAATATTCTTTGAGGACCTCAAATCAGTAGTGAGCCAACATCTTGAAACAAAGGGTGCACAATGAAAAACCGAACAATTAAACGTAATGAACGGGAGCAAGAAAAATGAAAGTGGGCATTGTTACTGATTCAACCTGTGATCTGCCAGACGAGCAGATAAAGCAACTGGGCGTAACGGTGGTGCCGTTGTTCATAAACATCGGCGACACAGGCTTCAAGGATGGCGTTGACATAAGCCGCGAAGAGTTCTACGCCAACCTGCCCTCATATGCTTCGCACCCCACCACGGGCACTCCCGGCACTGCGGCATTTGTGCAGGCTTACCAAGCCCTGGCCGCAAAAGGAGTAGAAGCAATCATCAGTATTCACATCTCGCAAGCGCTCAGCGCAGTGCTCGACTCTGCCCGGTCCGCCGCCAGCGAGTTCTCTGCGGTTCCCGTGCTGGTGCGCGATTCGCGCCAACTCAGTATGGGAACCGGGTTCCAGGTGGAGCTGGCTGCTAAATTGGCCGCGCAGGGTAAAACCGTTGAGGAAATTTCGTCGGCATTGGATTCGCTGGAGCGCCGTACTTTCGTGGCTGCAGCACTGCACACACTGGAATTCCTGCGGCGGGGCGGGCGTATGAATGGCGTGATGGCAGGTTTGGGCAGTGTATTGCAGATCAAGCCTATTCTGACCATGCGTGGCGGAGTACCTGGCTCAGAGCGCGTACGCACCACGAGCAAAGCGGAAGCACGTTTGCTATCAATGGTGACCGAGCGCGGGCAGATCGAACGCTTGGTATTGTTGCACAGCAATGCGCCTGAACGAGCGAACAAGCTGCGTACTGCCCTCTTACCTTATGTCTCCGAGATTGATCCACAGCCTATCAGCATCACGCCAGTCATTGGGGCCCATGTAGGCCCGGGTGCGGCTGGTTTTGCATTGATAACAAAGGACTAAAAAATGGAATTTACAACACTGCTACTTTACGGGGCACTTGCTACCCTGCTAATGGGCATCCTTTGGTGGCTACTCAGCCTGCCCATCAAGGATTCCAGCATAGTGGATATGTTCTGGGGCACTGGCTTTGTCACTCTAGCCTGGCTGTACGCCAGCCTCAGCGAAGGCGCCGGCACCCCGGCCCGTCACTGGCTGCTGCTGGCACTCGTCACCATCTGGGGCTTCCGCCTCGCCATCCACATCGCCCGCCGCAACCACGGCAAAGGCGAAGACTTCCGCTACGCCGAATGGCGTCGTGAAGCCGGCGCCAGCTGGTGGTGGCGTAGTTTCTTCAAAGTCTTCCTGTTGCAGGGCATCCTGCTGTGGGCCATCAGCGCTCCGCTGCTGGCCGCTGTGCTCGGCAGCCGTCCCCTCGGCTGGCTCGATGCCCTGGCCGCCGCTCTTTGGCTGGCCGGCTTTTACTTTGAAGCTGCGGGCGACTGGCAGCTGGTGCGCTTCAAAGCCAACCCCGCCAATAAAGGCAAAGTGCTCGATGAGGGCCTCTGGGCACTTACTCGTCATCCCAACTACTTTGGCGATGCCGTTCAGTGGTGGGCCTTCTGGCTGCTGGCTGTCGCCAGTGGCTTCGCCTGGTGGACGGTCTTCAGCCCGATCGTGATGACCTTGCTTCTGCGCTACGTCTCCGGCGTAGACATGCTTGACCGCGCCCTTGCCAAACGCAAGCCGGGTTACGCCGCCTACATGAAGCGCACTCCGGCCTTCATCCCTTGGACACGGAAGGGTTAGTCATCTGTATTCAAATACTGGTAAAATCCTTTCATATGGGTCTTGCGTCACTCGGCGGTAGCCGAGTAGTAAGCCCAACGCGAGCGGCGTAATACTCGCCGGCAATGGATGTTGCGTGACTCGGCGCCAGCCGAGTAGCAACTCCAACGCGGCGCTGCTTTTGCGCCGCAAGCCCTCATCGTCTAGTGGCCTAGGACGTGGCCCTCTCAAGGCCAAAACCGGGGTTCGACTCCCCGTGGGGGCATACGTGGCGGCTGGCGCCGCCACTCCTAGGAGTTTCTACTCGGCTGCGCCGAGTAACGCAACTCCACCGTACATAAACAAAAGCCTGCACTGATGTGCAGGCTTTTGTTGTCTAGCGCTTGTCTGCCAGCATCGTAGTCGCAAGCCCGCGGCCTGCGTCTGTAAGATACAGACCGCCATTCTCCAGCCGCACCAGCCCGCGCTCATCTGCCCGCTGCACCACGCCCTGAGCAAATGCTGGCTCCCAGCGCAAATGGTCGTGCAAGTGGTCCACGCGGTTCTCCACTTCGGCTTCCGGCGTGCCTTCGTGGTGGAGCAGGTGAATGGTCAGCATGGTCTGCGCAAATTCCCAGCGTTGGCGTCTTTGTCGAGCGCTCACGGCCAACAGGCCGCGCTGCGGCGCAAACAGCAGGCACAACAGAAACAGCAGGCCAATCACCGTCGCCATGGAGCCTGCAATGTTGGCATCCATCAGGTGTGCCATCCAATAGCCCCCGACTGCCCCCAATGCGCCCAAGCCCACGCTATAGAGAAGCATACGCTCCAGCTTGTCGGTCAGCAGGTAGCCGGCCGCGGCAGGGGCCACCATGAAGGCCACCACCAGAATCGAGCCTACCGCGTCAAATGCGCCCACAGCTGTGATGGACACCAGACCCATCAGCCCATAATGAATAAGCGCAGGCGAGAAACCCAGAGCCGCAGCCAATCCGGCGTCAAAGGTTGCCAGCTTCAGCTCCTTATAGAAGGCCAGAAGGCAGACCAGGTTGACGATGGCGATGATGCTCATGACCACCAGAGAGCGCGGTAGCAACGCCCCAAGCAGCATTAGCCGGTCGAACGGAGCAAAGGCCAGTTCGCCGAGGAGGACAGCATCCGTATCCAGATGGACGCCGCGTGCAAAACGCGAGATGAGAATGACGGCGATGCTGAACAGGGCAGGGAACACCAGGCCGATCGCCGCATCTTGTTTGACCAGCCGCGTGCGGTTCAGCAACTCTGTAAGGCTCACGGTGAGCAGGCCCATCGCCGCTGCACCAAACATTAACCAGGGTGACTCCAGGTCTCCGGTGACCAGAAAGCCAAGCACGATCCCCAGCAGAACCGTGTGGCTGATCGCATCGCTCATCATGGCCATCCCGCGCAGCACCAGGAACACGCCCGGCAGGGCGCAGGCCGCGGCCACCACAATGCCGATCAATTGAATTTCAATTTGTGCGCTGCTCATTTTTTGTCCTTGTTGGCGGGCTGAAGGTGCGTTTCCGCAGCGCGCACACCCTCCATGGTTAGAGCCCACTTGTTGTCGCTGTGAGGGGTCGCCAGCCCACGGCGCTGCAGTTCCTCCAACGAGCGGCGAACGTTGCCGGCGCCGCTGACTGCTTCCAGCGCGGTGACCGCATGCGGGTGGCGCGGGTCAGCGTGTTGGGAGCTCATCAAGTAAATGTTCTCCAGTACAGCTTCGGTGCGCAGCCGGCTGCGGTTGCTCCATTGCCGTAGGTAATTCCACAACAATCCACGATTGGGCGCTAGAAAGAGCGAGAAAAGCACGATGATGCTGATGCATAGCACGATCACCGGCCCGGTGGAGAGCCCGGTGCCCAGGCTGCTCAGCAGGGCGCCGGCCACACCGGCCAACGCCCCAAACAGCGCCGAGAGCAGGGTCATGCGGCCCAAGTGATCGGTCCACTGGCGCGCGGCCGCGCCCGGTGCCACCAGCATGGCGCTCATCAGCACCACGCCCACCGCCTGCAGGCCGATCACCACCGCCACCACCAGCAGGGTGGTTAGCAGGATATCAATGCGTGCCATCGGCAGGCCCAGGCTGGCGCCAAATTCGCGGTCAAAGCTCAATAGCTTGAATTCCTTCCAGAAAACAGCTACCAGCAGCACGGCCAGGCCGCCAAAGACCGCCATGGTCAAGACATCCCGAGTCAGCAGTGTGGCCGCCTGTCCGAACAGGAAAGTGTTCAAACCGGCCTGGCGTGCATCCGGGTTGCGCTGCAGAAAGGTGAGCAGCAGCAGGCCGAAGCCAAAGAATACCGAAAGCACAATCCCCAGCACGCTGTCTTCTTTTAGGCGCGTCTGGCGGGTGATATTGATCAACAAGAGGATCGCCAGAATCCCCGCCACACCCGCACCCAGCATCAACACGATAGGCGATTTGCTTTGGGTCAGCATATAGGCGATCGCCACGCCGGGCAGTGCGGCATGCGAAAGCGCATCACCCAGCAGGCTTTGCTTCCGCAGCACGGCAAAGCTGCCCAGTACGCCGCTCACCACGCCCAGGGTGGCTGTGCCCAATGCTACGGTGCGCACGGTGTGGTCGAACAGCAGACTGTGGAGCAGCTCAAGCAGGTTCATGGTCTTGCCGTTTGTTGAGGAAGCCCACCCGGCCTCCGTAGGCGCTGCGCAGGTTTTCGTCAGTGAAGACTTCGTTGACCGGGCCGCTGGCGATGCGGCGTACGTTCAGCAGCATCACCCAGTCAAAGTATTCGGGCACGGTTTGCAGGTCATGATGCACCGCCAGTACGGTCTTGCCCTCGGCGCGCAGATCTTTCAGCAGATCCACAATGGCGCGCTCGGTCGTGGCGTCAACGCCCTGGAAGGGTTCATCCATGAAATAGACTTGCGCATCCTGCATCAACGCCCGCGCCAGGAAGGTGCGCTGCTGTTGGCCACCGGAGAGCTGGCTGATCTGGCGGTCGGCATAGTCCGCCATGCCCACTTTCTCCAGCGCACTGCGGGCGGCCTGGCGGTCAGCTGCGCCCGGCCGGCGCAGCCAGCCCAGCTTGCCATAGTTGCCCATCATCACAACGTCCAGCACGCTGGTGGGGAAATCCCAATCCACGCTGCCGCGCTGGGGCACATAGCCCACCAGGCCGCGTTGCTGCTGGTATGGCTTGCCAAAGATCGAGACATGCCCCGCGGCGGGCGTCAGCAAGCCCAGGATCGCTTTCAGCATCGTGGTCTTGCCGGCGCCGTTCGGGCCAACGATGGCCATCAGCACGCCCTTGGGCACTTCCAGGTCCACGTCCCACAAGACGGGTTTCTCCTGGTATGCAACCGTCAGGTCAGCTACTTGAACGGCAAGTTCTTGGTTCTGCATGGCTGCCTCAGTTCTCGCCCAGCAAAGCGCCGACGATTGTTTCAATATTATGGCGCACCATCCCGATGTAGGTACCCTCCGGCGTATCGGGCGAACCCATCGCATCAGAGAACAGCTGGCCGCCAATCGCGACCTCGTGCCCACGGGCGCGCACGGCTTCCTGCAACGCTTCCACGGTGCGCACAGGCACCGAGGATTCGATGAACACGGCCGGCACCTGGCGGTCTACGATTGCTGTCGCCAGGTCTTGCACGTCTGAGGTGCTGGCTTCAGATTGCGTGCTGATGCCTTGCAGCCCCATCACTTCAAA contains the following coding sequences:
- a CDS encoding methylmalonyl-CoA mutase family protein codes for the protein MYDRDKIEKIREEKEKWEEVTLQQGSSRLPERKKQFITTSSEPINRIYTPLDVAHLDYTKDLGLPGEYPFTRGVHPTLYRSKLWTMRMFAGFGSAEETNKRFKYLLEQGQTGLSTAFDLATLMGYDTDQPEAEGEFGVCGVAVSSLKDMEILFDGIPLDKVSTSMTINSPASIIWAMYIAAAEKQSVRPDQLRGTLQNDILKEYIAQKEYIFPPEPSMRLVTDTVEYAAQHLPQWNPISISGYHIREAGSTAAQELAFTLADGLEYVRWGIARGLDIDEFAPRLSFFFNAHNDFFEEIAKYRAARRIWAREMRETFGAKNPRSWLMRFHTQTAGVSLTAQQPENNVVRVAIQALAAVLGGTQSLHTNSMDEALALPSEHAVKVALRTQQIIAEESGVTNTVDPLGGSFFVEAMTDRMEKAALDYFRQIEDLGGVLPAIERGFFQSEIAEAAYQYQREIDSNERLIVGVNAYSDEAGYNIPILEMDPEGERRQVARLQTLRKERDAGALGQALDRLRIACQGTENTMPYLLDAVRSYATLGEIMSLMKVEFGVYEESTEI
- a CDS encoding MerR family transcriptional regulator, giving the protein MEENTWSRFNMGHVVEQTGLPADTVRAWQRRYGFPTPQRTAGGHRLFSLRDIEALRWLKAEVAKGVTISQAIALWRQRQAQLHNLQPGQPATQSLAQLRAAWVRAVESYDEPAAEHIAQAAFATYPAPDACAGLFQRGLAELGEAWHANQLTVQQEHFATALVLRHMYVLLDSCPPPTRPEKVLVACAPDEEHSYPALYIAWELRQLGFPVAYLGANVPVEQLDSAAQRTLPAAVVLTASSLATAAGLQQAAARLAPLGVRVYYGGRPFDQLPAIAGQIAGVHLGNQLHGAALVLERNLALPYSPPPRAGRNKYVQRDLRQLQREIAKVANQMEFEFPKVNMDRINNYWHNNLKAAVALGDLNFLSNELSWAASLLDKAGVPAAALRQYLDGFINMARRHLQPQFPIFFEDLKSVVSQHLETKGAQ
- a CDS encoding DegV family protein, with amino-acid sequence MKVGIVTDSTCDLPDEQIKQLGVTVVPLFINIGDTGFKDGVDISREEFYANLPSYASHPTTGTPGTAAFVQAYQALAAKGVEAIISIHISQALSAVLDSARSAASEFSAVPVLVRDSRQLSMGTGFQVELAAKLAAQGKTVEEISSALDSLERRTFVAAALHTLEFLRRGGRMNGVMAGLGSVLQIKPILTMRGGVPGSERVRTTSKAEARLLSMVTERGQIERLVLLHSNAPERANKLRTALLPYVSEIDPQPISITPVIGAHVGPGAAGFALITKD
- a CDS encoding DUF1295 domain-containing protein, whose translation is MEFTTLLLYGALATLLMGILWWLLSLPIKDSSIVDMFWGTGFVTLAWLYASLSEGAGTPARHWLLLALVTIWGFRLAIHIARRNHGKGEDFRYAEWRREAGASWWWRSFFKVFLLQGILLWAISAPLLAAVLGSRPLGWLDALAAALWLAGFYFEAAGDWQLVRFKANPANKGKVLDEGLWALTRHPNYFGDAVQWWAFWLLAVASGFAWWTVFSPIVMTLLLRYVSGVDMLDRALAKRKPGYAAYMKRTPAFIPWTRKG
- a CDS encoding metal ABC transporter permease: MSSAQIEIQLIGIVVAAACALPGVFLVLRGMAMMSDAISHTVLLGIVLGFLVTGDLESPWLMFGAAAMGLLTVSLTELLNRTRLVKQDAAIGLVFPALFSIAVILISRFARGVHLDTDAVLLGELAFAPFDRLMLLGALLPRSLVVMSIIAIVNLVCLLAFYKELKLATFDAGLAAALGFSPALIHYGLMGLVSITAVGAFDAVGSILVVAFMVAPAAAGYLLTDKLERMLLYSVGLGALGAVGGYWMAHLMDANIAGSMATVIGLLFLLCLLFAPQRGLLAVSARQRRQRWEFAQTMLTIHLLHHEGTPEAEVENRVDHLHDHLRWEPAFAQGVVQRADERGLVRLENGGLYLTDAGRGLATTMLADKR
- a CDS encoding metal ABC transporter permease, encoding MNLLELLHSLLFDHTVRTVALGTATLGVVSGVLGSFAVLRKQSLLGDALSHAALPGVAIAYMLTQSKSPIVLMLGAGVAGILAILLLINITRQTRLKEDSVLGIVLSVFFGFGLLLLTFLQRNPDARQAGLNTFLFGQAATLLTRDVLTMAVFGGLAVLLVAVFWKEFKLLSFDREFGASLGLPMARIDILLTTLLVVAVVIGLQAVGVVLMSAMLVAPGAAARQWTDHLGRMTLLSALFGALAGVAGALLSSLGTGLSTGPVIVLCISIIVLFSLFLAPNRGLLWNYLRQWSNRSRLRTEAVLENIYLMSSQHADPRHPHAVTALEAVSGAGNVRRSLEELQRRGLATPHSDNKWALTMEGVRAAETHLQPANKDKK
- a CDS encoding metal ABC transporter ATP-binding protein, whose amino-acid sequence is MQNQELAVQVADLTVAYQEKPVLWDVDLEVPKGVLMAIVGPNGAGKTTMLKAILGLLTPAAGHVSIFGKPYQQQRGLVGYVPQRGSVDWDFPTSVLDVVMMGNYGKLGWLRRPGAADRQAARSALEKVGMADYADRQISQLSGGQQQRTFLARALMQDAQVYFMDEPFQGVDATTERAIVDLLKDLRAEGKTVLAVHHDLQTVPEYFDWVMLLNVRRIASGPVNEVFTDENLRSAYGGRVGFLNKRQDHEPA